In Mixophyes fleayi isolate aMixFle1 chromosome 4, aMixFle1.hap1, whole genome shotgun sequence, the following proteins share a genomic window:
- the RPL4 gene encoding large ribosomal subunit protein uL4: MACARPLISVYSEKGENSGKNVTLPAVFKAPIRPDIVNFVHTNLRKNSRQPYAVSKLAGHQTSAESWGTGRAVARIPRVRGGGTHRSGQGAFGNMCRGGRMFAPTKTWRRWHRRVNTTQKRYAVCSALAATALPALVMSKGHRIEEIPEVPLVVEDKVESYKKTKEAVLLLKKLKAWNDIKKVYASQRMRAGKGKMRNRRRIQRKGPCVIYNEDNGIVKAFRNIPGITLLNVNKLNLLRLAPGGHVGRFCIWTECAFRKLDNLYGTWRKSATLKADYNLPMHKMTNTDLSRILKSQEIQKVLRAPFKKVKRRQLKKNPLKNLRIMMRLNPYAKTARRNAILRQADNIKTKLKKKETVAAAAAAKKSS; the protein is encoded by the exons ATG GCCTGCGCTCGTCCCTTGATATCTGTGTACTCCGAAAAGGGGGAAAATTCAGGCAAAAATGTGACTCTGCCTGCTGTGTTCAAGGCTCCTATACGCCCAGATATAGTTAACTTTGTTCACACCAACCTGCGCAAGAACAGTAGACAGCCATATGCAGTGAGCAAACTTGCCG GCCACCAGACCAGTGCCGAATCATGGGGAACAGGTAGGGCAGTCGCCCGTATTCCCCGTGTCCGTGGGGGTGGAACTCACCGATCCGGTCAAGGTGCATTTGGAAAC ATGTGCCGTGGAGGGCGTATGTTTGCCCCGACAAAGACCTGGAGACGCTGGCATCGTAGAGTCAATACAACCCAGAAGCGATATGCAGTTTGCTCTGCATTGGCTGCTACAGCCTTACCTGCCCTTGTCATGTCTAAAG GTCACCGTATTGAGGAGATCCCAGAGGTTCCCTTAGTGGTTGAAGATAAAGTTGAAAGCTACAAAAAAACAAAGGAGGCTGTGCTGTTGCTGAAGAAACTGAAAGCTTGGAATGACATCAAGAAG GTCTATGCTTCTCAGCGTATGCGTGCTGGTAAGGGTAAGATGCGAAACCGTCGTCGCATTCAACGCAAAGGACCATGTGTCATCTACAATGAAGACAATGGCATTGTTAAAGCCTTCAGAAATATTCCAG GAATTACACTTCTCAACGTAAACAAACTAAACCTCTTGAGGTTGGCACCAGGTGGTCATGTTGGCCGGTTTTGCATCTGGACAGAATGTGCCTTCCGCAAGCTGGATAATCTCTATGGCACATGGCGTAAATCTGCTACCCTGAAGGCAGACTACAA CCTCCCCATGCACAAAATGACAAACACAGATCTGAGCAGAATTTTGAAGAGTCAAGAGATCCAGAAGGTTCTGCGTGCACCATT CAAAAAGGTGAAGCGCAGACAACTCAAGAAGAACCCACTGAAGAACTTGAGAATCATGATGAGGCTGAACCCATATGCAAAGACAGCAAGACGCAATGCCATCCTGCGCCAGGCTGATAAT ATTAAGACAAAActaaagaagaaagaaacagtGGCCGCTGCTGCAGCAGCAAAGAAATCCTCTTAA
- the SNAPC5 gene encoding snRNA-activating protein complex subunit 5: protein MLSRLQELKKEEETLLKIKAALHDQLNRLKVEELALQSMINCGEGQDLQSHAEEPEEDSLNVDDEAVINQTELQLSALDYSQEEMEEEEEEDSDT from the exons ATGCTGAGTCGCCTGCAGGAgctgaagaaggaggaggagactCTGTTGAAGATCAAGGCGGCCCTGCACGACCAGCTCAACAGGTTAAAG GTTGAGGAGCTAGCTCTGCAATCCATGATAAACTGTGGAGAGGGACAAGATTTACAGTCTCACGCTGAGGAGCCTGAGGAG GATTCGTTGAATGTGGATGATGAAGCTGTGATAAACCAGACAGAGTTGCAGCTTAGCGCATTAGACTACAGTCAGGaagagatggaggaggaggaagaagaagattcGGACACCTAG